The Blautia pseudococcoides genome segment CACAATTAAATAGAAAACAAAACAGAAATCCCATAGCTGTAGGAAGAAGAAAGGCGAGAAACGTCCACTTCAGGCTGTGGGTTTCCTTTTTTACAGTTAAAAGCGTGGTGGCACAGGGCCAGTGCATGAGAGTGAAAAGCAGCATGGAAACTGCTGTAAAACAGGTCCAGCCATTTTGTACCAGCAGCGCATGAAGCCCGGTAAGACTTCCCGCGTCACTTAAGGTGCCCTGGGCGGTATAAGCCATGATCATAATGGGAACCACGATCTCATTGGCCGGAAGCCCCAGGATAAAGGCAAGCAGAATTATTCCGTCCAGACCCATCAGCTTTCCTGCAGGATCAAGAAAACCAGCCAGGTGCAACAGCAGTGTGGTATCCCCGGCTTTTATATTTGCTAAAACCCAGATGATAAGACCGGCGGGGGCTGCTGCAATCAGTGCGCGCCATAACACATGGATCGTGCGGTCAAGCACCGAGCGTACCAGAACACGGAGGAACTGGGGACGCCGGTAAGGGGGGAGTTCCAGGGTAAAGGAAGACGGAACTCCTTTTAATACGGTTTTAGACAGCAGCCAGGAAGAAAAAAATGTCATGAATATTCCAAGCAAAATGACCGCTGCCAACAAAACAGCAAGGGAAAGGGACGTGAAAAATCCGGTTCCCACAGCAAAGAACATGGTGAGGACAGCTAAAATAGTGGGAAAGCGTCCGTTGCAGGGTACAAAACTGTTGGTCAGGATGGCAATGAGACGTTCCCTGGGAGAGTCAATAATACGGCATCCGGTGACCCCGGCTGCGTTGCATCCAAATCCCATGCACATGGCTGGTTGATATCAGGATAAAAATAGCAGGAAAGTTGGACAAACTGCAGTGGGAAAAGTGGTTGCAATCATCCGGTATGATCAGGCATAATACTGTCCGGCCTGTTTCGGTATATTTGTCCAAGCGGACAGAATAATTCTCATATAGCCCTGCGACAAGGTTCCCAGACTTGAAGCGTTCACCC includes the following:
- a CDS encoding nucleoside recognition domain-containing protein; protein product: MGFGCNAAGVTGCRIIDSPRERLIAILTNSFVPCNGRFPTILAVLTMFFAVGTGFFTSLSLAVLLAAVILLGIFMTFFSSWLLSKTVLKGVPSSFTLELPPYRRPQFLRVLVRSVLDRTIHVLWRALIAAAPAGLIIWVLANIKAGDTTLLLHLAGFLDPAGKLMGLDGIILLAFILGLPANEIVVPIMIMAYTAQGTLSDAGSLTGLHALLVQNGWTCFTAVSMLLFTLMHWPCATTLLTVKKETHSLKWTFLAFLLPTAMGFLFCFLFNCAVRLFF